In the Clostridium sporogenes genome, one interval contains:
- a CDS encoding HD domain-containing protein: protein MKIADITSKNSGEVVEFNALVNDKRTNYKKDGSPYLLLILQDNTGTIAFPVWDKYEQLNSFIEVNSVVAVKGVAATFNGNMQIRNPVINLFKGNVNYSDFVPEYNIPKNLIDYFNETINNLEDKYKKIAIAATGAMGYDKKRWNEFITCVAAERFHGNKRGGLFLHTVGVMKTIDNIIENYITNPFYMSAKNCINKDRLMLKAIVHDIMKIKEYDYKGIIRRKSIKMDHLVMGASYINEINNEVGKILDEDELDDICYSILSHHGEFGNFEPKTIEDVLLSAADIVDSQIVNAIENKI from the coding sequence ATGAAAATTGCAGATATAACTAGTAAAAACAGTGGTGAAGTAGTAGAATTCAATGCTTTAGTTAATGATAAAAGGACAAATTACAAGAAAGATGGGAGTCCTTATCTACTACTAATATTACAAGATAATACAGGAACAATAGCTTTTCCTGTATGGGATAAATATGAACAGTTAAATAGTTTTATAGAGGTAAATTCTGTTGTAGCTGTAAAGGGAGTAGCTGCTACATTTAATGGTAACATGCAGATAAGAAATCCAGTTATAAATTTATTTAAAGGAAACGTAAATTATTCTGATTTTGTTCCAGAATATAATATACCTAAAAATTTAATAGACTATTTTAATGAAACTATAAATAATTTAGAAGATAAATATAAAAAAATAGCTATAGCAGCCACTGGGGCTATGGGATATGATAAAAAAAGATGGAACGAATTTATAACCTGTGTAGCTGCAGAAAGGTTTCATGGTAATAAAAGAGGAGGATTATTTCTTCATACCGTAGGGGTCATGAAAACCATAGACAATATAATAGAAAATTATATAACAAATCCATTTTATATGAGTGCAAAGAATTGCATAAATAAAGATAGATTAATGCTTAAAGCTATTGTTCATGACATAATGAAAATTAAAGAATATGATTATAAAGGCATAATAAGAAGAAAATCTATAAAGATGGATCATTTAGTTATGGGAGCTTCTTATATAAATGAAATAAATAATGAAGTTGGAAAGATCTTAGATGAGGATGAATTGGATGATATTTGTTATTCTATATTATCTCATCATGGAGAATTTGGTAATTTTGAGCCTAAAACTATAGAAGATGTATTATTAAGTGCAGCGGATATAGTTGATAGCCAAATAGTCAATGCCATAGAAAATAAAATATAA
- a CDS encoding FtsW/RodA/SpoVE family cell cycle protein, producing MKCGMVKNMNSIKGERKLLRYTYFLCIVCFLNLAILKQPFDKGAMIIAGVTCLLIGYSYFIIRKFFSDGDKYMFIFSSILSVIGIVMLYRIDVSTSIKQIIWFAIGVTVFILMVVLLPDLKRFAKYKYLYLIITILFMALGTLLGKEIYGAKNWVNIGGIAFQPSEFGKIFLVAYLAASLKDYNGKFIKLIEPAIVVMMCLGFMVLQRDLGSALIFFGISITMLYIATSKLKYVLTCLGLFGAGATISYKLFDHVQTRVLIWKNPWPYASGKSYQIVQSMLSIASGGLSGTGLGLGHPEYVPVNTTDFIYAVICEELGILMGFAIIIFYFLLFYRGMRAAVHAENNFSRLLAVGYSAMIASQVLVIVGGVINMIPLTGITLPLVSRGGSSMMSIYVCLGILQKISEEGR from the coding sequence ATGAAATGTGGGATGGTGAAAAATATGAACTCTATAAAGGGTGAAAGAAAACTTTTAAGATATACTTATTTTTTATGTATAGTATGCTTTTTAAATTTAGCAATATTGAAGCAACCCTTTGATAAAGGAGCTATGATAATAGCGGGGGTTACTTGTTTATTAATAGGATATTCCTATTTTATAATAAGAAAATTTTTCTCCGATGGAGATAAGTATATGTTTATTTTTTCTAGCATACTATCAGTTATAGGTATAGTTATGCTTTACAGAATAGATGTAAGTACTTCAATAAAGCAGATAATATGGTTTGCTATTGGAGTTACAGTTTTTATATTAATGGTAGTTTTACTACCAGATTTAAAGCGATTCGCTAAATATAAATATTTATATTTAATAATTACTATTTTATTTATGGCTCTTGGAACTTTATTAGGAAAGGAAATCTATGGAGCTAAAAACTGGGTAAATATAGGAGGGATTGCTTTTCAACCCTCAGAGTTTGGAAAAATATTTTTAGTAGCTTATTTAGCTGCTTCATTGAAAGATTATAATGGTAAGTTTATAAAGTTAATAGAACCAGCTATAGTAGTTATGATGTGTTTAGGGTTCATGGTATTGCAAAGAGACCTAGGTTCAGCTTTAATATTTTTTGGTATATCTATAACTATGTTATACATAGCTACTTCTAAATTAAAATATGTATTAACCTGTTTAGGATTGTTTGGTGCAGGAGCAACTATATCTTATAAATTGTTTGATCATGTTCAAACAAGAGTCCTTATATGGAAAAATCCATGGCCTTATGCTAGCGGTAAAAGCTATCAAATAGTTCAATCCATGCTTTCTATAGCATCTGGAGGATTAAGTGGAACTGGTTTAGGACTTGGACATCCGGAATATGTGCCAGTAAATACTACAGATTTTATATATGCAGTTATATGTGAAGAATTAGGAATATTAATGGGATTTGCTATAATAATATTTTATTTTCTTTTATTTTATAGAGGTATGAGAGCCGCGGTTCATGCGGAAAATAATTTTTCAAGACTCTTAGCAGTAGGGTATAGTGCCATGATAGCCTCTCAAGTATTAGTAATAGTAGGTGGAGTTATAAATATGATTCCTCTTACTGGTATAACGTTACCTCTGGTGAGTCGTGGGGGAAGTTCTATGATGAGCATTTATGTTTGTTTAGGTATATTGCAAAAGATATCAGAAGAGGGTAGATAA
- a CDS encoding phosphatase codes for MKYLVDTHTHTIVSGHAYTTFLENVQEASNIGLKVLGTTDHGPSMPGGPNLFYFNNFKVMPRKLKGVTLLHGCEANIIDFKGMLDIPDFTQKKLDVIIASLHDVCIRPGSREENTEALINVMENPYVDMLGHIGNPSFPINEEAVIKKAKEKNVLIEINNGSFVSRKGCEETCKKVANLCKKHKVNIIVGSDSHVCFQIGRFPKADKMLEEVGMPEELVMNNEENKILKYLKNKGKLKDLNLD; via the coding sequence ATGAAATATTTGGTAGATACACATACGCATACAATAGTAAGTGGCCATGCATACACTACATTTTTAGAGAACGTACAAGAAGCTTCTAATATAGGATTAAAAGTTTTAGGAACTACGGATCACGGTCCAAGTATGCCAGGAGGACCTAATTTATTTTATTTTAATAATTTTAAGGTTATGCCAAGAAAATTAAAGGGAGTAACTTTATTACATGGTTGTGAGGCTAATATTATAGATTTTAAGGGAATGTTAGATATTCCTGATTTTACTCAAAAAAAATTAGATGTAATTATAGCAAGCTTACATGATGTTTGTATAAGACCTGGTAGTAGAGAAGAAAATACAGAGGCATTGATTAATGTTATGGAAAATCCATATGTAGATATGCTGGGTCATATTGGGAATCCTTCTTTTCCAATAAATGAAGAAGCAGTAATAAAGAAAGCTAAAGAAAAAAATGTATTAATAGAAATAAATAACGGTTCATTTGTTTCAAGAAAAGGTTGTGAAGAAACCTGTAAAAAGGTAGCAAATTTATGTAAAAAGCATAAAGTAAATATTATAGTAGGTAGTGACTCTCATGTTTGTTTCCAAATAGGAAGATTTCCTAAAGCAGATAAAATGCTTGAAGAGGTGGGTATGCCAGAGGAACTTGTCATGAATAATGAAGAGAATAAAATATTAAAATATTTAAAGAATAAAGGAAAGTTAAAAGATTTAAATCTTGATTAA
- a CDS encoding FHA domain-containing protein: MDLSKLSLIFKIVIIGIVYIIIFWALKIMYKDMKGGNKKRRPTGRKTFGLEIIHAINKSELRKGAVIPIRGDITIGRKPDNVLILDDPYVSGHHAKIYSKNTQHIIEDLNSTNGTLLNDKNITGKNQLSPGDLIKIGGTVFKVIG, from the coding sequence ATGGATTTAAGTAAATTAAGTCTAATTTTTAAAATAGTTATAATAGGCATAGTATATATTATAATATTTTGGGCTTTAAAAATAATGTATAAAGATATGAAGGGCGGAAATAAAAAAAGAAGACCTACTGGTAGAAAAACCTTTGGTTTAGAAATAATACATGCTATAAATAAATCTGAATTAAGAAAGGGTGCTGTTATCCCCATTAGGGGAGATATAACTATAGGAAGAAAACCAGATAATGTATTAATATTAGATGATCCTTACGTTTCAGGGCATCATGCAAAAATTTATAGTAAGAATACTCAACATATAATAGAAGATTTAAATAGTACAAATGGAACTTTATTGAATGATAAAAATATTACAGGCAAAAACCAATTATCGCCAGGTGATTTAATAAAAATAGGTGGTACAGTTTTTAAGGTAATAGGATAA
- a CDS encoding metal-dependent hydrolase, which produces MKGKTHAGVGIAVFLSIYSRLPGNFSYLGLLVVFISSLLPDIDHPKSIFNKYILLFKNKTSKIAFYSCSGILVFWYDYLYTREPALKALAIMLIVIAISSHRNGLTHSLFGMIIFAFIAGYLGNMYNIHYMVYYLFIGYGSHILCDMATNRGVPLLYPFSKKKFKFPVTYKSNSKIATLIETILTTSVLIFTIYKLPIIFPK; this is translated from the coding sequence ATGAAAGGTAAAACACATGCGGGAGTAGGGATAGCGGTGTTTTTATCTATATATAGTAGATTGCCAGGAAACTTTAGTTATTTAGGTTTGCTTGTAGTTTTTATATCCTCTTTACTTCCGGATATAGATCATCCAAAGAGTATATTTAATAAATATATACTACTTTTTAAAAATAAGACTTCAAAAATAGCTTTTTATAGCTGTAGTGGTATTTTAGTATTTTGGTACGATTATCTTTATACAAGAGAGCCAGCTCTAAAGGCGCTAGCCATAATGCTAATAGTAATAGCTATATCTTCTCATAGAAATGGTCTTACCCATAGTTTGTTTGGTATGATTATATTTGCATTTATAGCAGGGTACTTAGGAAATATGTATAATATACATTATATGGTATATTATCTTTTTATTGGTTATGGCAGCCATATTTTATGTGACATGGCTACTAATAGAGGAGTACCACTTTTATATCCTTTTAGCAAAAAAAAGTTTAAATTTCCTGTGACTTATAAAAGTAATTCTAAAATAGCAACATTAATAGAAACAATACTAACTACTTCGGTTTTAATATTCACAATATATAAGTTACCAATAATTTTTCCCAAATAA
- the murB gene encoding UDP-N-acetylmuramate dehydrogenase, translating to MNQYKNFIMQFQDIVGSNNVLIDEPMKNHTSFKVGGPADLLITPITLEQVKDSIMLCRDNGIPYYIVGNGSNLLVRDGGLRGVVIKFSKLVNIKVDEDRVICESGAPLINICNEALKSSLGGLEFACGIPGSVGGAVTMNAGAYNGEISQVIESAKVIDQDGNIFLLNKEELDLGYRMSAIQKCHYIVLEVTFKLHNSEYDSIKNRITDLNRRRTEKQPLEYPSAGSTFKRPEGHFAAKLIEDTGLKGRSIGGAQVSEKHSGFIINKGEATSRDILDLISFVQNKVKEKFEVDLHTEVRIIGEENN from the coding sequence ATGAACCAATATAAAAATTTTATTATGCAGTTTCAAGATATAGTTGGAAGTAATAATGTTTTAATAGATGAACCAATGAAAAATCATACTTCATTTAAAGTTGGAGGACCAGCAGATCTATTGATTACTCCTATAACTTTAGAACAAGTAAAGGATAGTATTATGCTATGTCGAGATAATGGTATCCCTTATTATATAGTGGGTAATGGTTCAAATTTATTAGTAAGAGATGGTGGATTAAGAGGAGTAGTTATTAAATTCTCAAAATTAGTGAATATAAAAGTAGATGAAGATAGGGTTATATGTGAAAGCGGAGCTCCTTTAATTAATATTTGTAATGAAGCCTTAAAGAGTAGTTTAGGTGGATTAGAATTTGCATGTGGCATACCAGGTAGCGTAGGTGGAGCAGTTACAATGAATGCAGGTGCTTATAATGGGGAAATATCCCAGGTTATAGAAAGTGCTAAGGTTATAGATCAAGATGGGAATATATTTTTATTAAACAAAGAAGAATTAGATTTAGGATATAGAATGAGTGCTATTCAGAAATGTCACTATATTGTTTTAGAAGTAACTTTTAAATTACATAATAGTGAATATGATAGTATAAAAAATAGAATAACAGATTTAAATAGAAGAAGAACAGAAAAGCAACCTTTAGAATATCCATCAGCAGGTAGTACTTTTAAAAGACCGGAAGGACATTTTGCAGCAAAACTTATAGAAGATACAGGTTTAAAAGGTAGATCTATAGGAGGAGCTCAGGTTTCAGAAAAACATTCTGGTTTTATAATAAATAAAGGCGAGGCTACTTCTAGAGATATATTAGACCTTATAAGTTTTGTACAAAATAAGGTTAAAGAGAAGTTTGAAGTAGATCTTCATACAGAAGTTAGAATAATTGGAGAAGAAAACAATTAA
- a CDS encoding penicillin-binding protein 2 — translation MKDISNNIKKVLLVFLICFMGLITYITYFEIVVGPKIVDSSYNRRLWVKRNEVLRGTIYDRNMQPLTKSQRVNSELQNREYTGSSMFAHVLGYVNVKYGLTGLEKKYDKELMSTDIQDDLTTFFKNKGKLEQKVGHNLKTTLDYKIQKAAYDALGENKGAVVVLNPKTGEVLGMVSKPSYDPNKLDDIWASINKDKSIPLINRATAGLYPPGSTFKIVTALSTLENMSGVMNRTFQDNGSLDLGGGYTLSNYGGASYGGLDLRGAFVHSSNVIFGSLGLELGNSRLKSTAEKFYFNKEVPTDGIAIESSKFPTLKSYERGSIAQSGIGQSSILVTPMEMALIGATVANDGVMMKPYLVKEVLSSKGELIRTIPPESNGEIVSKNNARILKDFMKGVVEEGSGRNASIEGIQVAGKTGTADHSDSISGKAAAHSWFVGFAPYDNPQVAVAIIVENGGQGGIAAASIASQVMSTALSK, via the coding sequence ATGAAGGATATTTCAAATAATATAAAAAAAGTTTTATTGGTTTTTTTAATATGCTTTATGGGACTTATAACCTACATAACCTATTTTGAAATAGTAGTTGGTCCTAAAATAGTGGATAGTAGTTATAATAGAAGGCTGTGGGTAAAGAGAAATGAAGTATTAAGAGGAACTATATATGATAGAAATATGCAGCCTCTAACTAAGAGTCAAAGAGTAAACAGTGAATTACAAAATAGAGAATATACTGGTAGTTCTATGTTTGCCCATGTACTAGGATATGTTAATGTAAAATATGGATTAACGGGATTAGAGAAAAAATATGATAAAGAGTTAATGTCAACAGATATACAGGATGATTTAACAACTTTCTTTAAAAATAAAGGTAAGTTAGAACAAAAAGTAGGGCATAATCTAAAGACAACATTAGATTATAAGATTCAAAAAGCAGCCTATGATGCTCTAGGCGAAAATAAAGGAGCTGTGGTTGTGTTAAATCCTAAAACAGGAGAAGTTTTAGGAATGGTATCTAAGCCATCTTATGATCCTAATAAATTAGATGACATATGGGCAAGTATAAATAAAGATAAGAGTATTCCATTAATAAATAGAGCTACAGCAGGTTTATATCCTCCAGGATCTACTTTTAAGATAGTAACTGCTTTAAGTACTTTAGAGAATATGTCTGGTGTAATGAACAGAACATTTCAAGACAATGGTAGTTTAGATTTAGGAGGAGGATATACTTTAAGTAATTATGGTGGAGCATCTTATGGAGGTTTAGATTTAAGAGGAGCTTTTGTTCATTCTAGTAACGTAATATTTGGTAGTTTAGGTTTGGAATTAGGTAATTCTAGATTAAAATCTACTGCAGAAAAATTTTACTTTAATAAAGAAGTACCTACAGATGGTATAGCTATAGAAAGTAGTAAGTTCCCAACTTTAAAGAGTTATGAAAGAGGTAGTATAGCTCAAAGTGGAATAGGTCAAAGCTCTATATTAGTAACTCCTATGGAAATGGCATTAATTGGAGCTACAGTGGCTAATGATGGAGTTATGATGAAACCTTACTTAGTAAAGGAAGTTTTAAGTAGTAAGGGAGAATTAATAAGAACAATTCCACCAGAATCTAATGGAGAAATAGTAAGTAAAAATAATGCCAGAATACTTAAAGACTTTATGAAAGGTGTTGTAGAGGAAGGTAGCGGAAGAAATGCTAGTATAGAAGGCATTCAAGTTGCTGGAAAGACTGGAACAGCAGATCATAGCGATTCTATTAGTGGAAAAGCAGCAGCCCATTCATGGTTTGTAGGATTTGCACCCTATGACAACCCACAAGTGGCTGTAGCGATAATTGTAGAAAATGGAGGCCAAGGAGGCATTGCAGCAGCTAGTATAGCTTCACAAGTAATGAGTACAGCCTTAAGTAAATAA
- the uvrC gene encoding excinuclease ABC subunit UvrC: protein MFDLEYQLKNLPDKPGVYLMKNNLGEIIYVGKAKVLKNRVRQYFQKSQKHSEKVKAMVKNIEEFEYIITDSEIEALILECNLIKKYRPKYNILLKDDKHYPFIKVTLSEDFPRVISTRKVIKDGSKYFGPYVDGSSVKDIIELIKKTFPIRTCKKNIVEGDKPIRPCLNYQIGLCKAPCAQYIKKSDYREFINDVIKLLSGKQLDIVENFKINMKKAAENLEFEKAATLRDKINIIEKIGEKQKIILNNFDNEDYISLYTDEKDTCFQVFFLRNGKIVGREHFIIEDTFDTSYSVLVSNFLKEFYGGTAYIPKIIYVPDVEDRELLEQWLTLKKESKSTIKIPIKGEKKNILDLVQKNAKTTLENFKLKYLQEKALYDNILNDLKDILDLEEEPTRIEAFDISNIQGFDSVGSMVVFEKGRAKPSDYRRFKINTVNGADDYKSMKEILTRRFQHGLSEIKSIQDRKLEFSSGKFSVFPDLILMDGGKGQVNIALDVLNTFNINIPVCGMVKDNKHKTRGLIYNGEEIIINKYGSVMKFITRVQDEVHRFAISYHRSLRGKNSFHSVLDDIPNIGDKRKKDLLLNFKNIDNIKKATYEELLSIPSMDKKSAESVLEFFK, encoded by the coding sequence GTGTTTGATTTAGAATATCAATTAAAAAACTTACCAGATAAACCTGGAGTATATTTAATGAAAAATAATTTAGGGGAAATTATTTATGTAGGAAAAGCAAAAGTATTAAAAAATAGAGTAAGACAATATTTTCAAAAATCACAAAAGCATTCTGAAAAAGTTAAGGCTATGGTAAAAAACATAGAGGAATTTGAGTATATAATTACAGATTCAGAAATAGAGGCTTTAATATTAGAGTGTAATCTAATAAAAAAATATAGACCTAAGTATAATATACTTTTAAAGGATGACAAACATTATCCTTTTATAAAAGTTACATTGTCTGAGGATTTTCCTAGGGTAATTTCTACAAGGAAGGTTATTAAAGATGGAAGTAAATATTTTGGACCTTATGTGGATGGAAGTTCTGTAAAGGATATTATAGAATTAATAAAAAAGACGTTTCCTATAAGAACATGCAAAAAAAATATAGTAGAGGGTGATAAGCCTATAAGACCTTGTTTAAATTATCAAATAGGATTATGCAAAGCACCCTGTGCTCAATACATAAAAAAAAGTGATTATAGAGAATTTATAAATGATGTTATAAAATTATTATCAGGGAAACAGTTAGATATAGTAGAAAATTTTAAAATAAATATGAAAAAAGCAGCAGAAAATTTAGAGTTTGAAAAAGCAGCTACATTACGAGATAAAATAAATATAATAGAAAAAATAGGGGAAAAGCAAAAAATAATTTTAAATAATTTTGATAATGAAGATTACATATCATTATATACTGATGAGAAGGATACATGTTTTCAGGTATTCTTTTTAAGAAATGGCAAAATAGTAGGAAGAGAACATTTTATAATAGAAGATACATTTGATACTAGTTATTCTGTCTTGGTTTCTAATTTTTTAAAAGAATTTTATGGTGGAACTGCTTATATTCCTAAGATTATATATGTTCCTGATGTAGAAGATAGAGAATTATTAGAACAGTGGTTGACTTTAAAAAAGGAAAGTAAATCCACAATTAAGATACCAATAAAAGGCGAAAAAAAGAATATATTAGATTTGGTTCAAAAAAATGCTAAAACAACCTTAGAAAACTTTAAATTAAAATATCTACAAGAAAAAGCTTTGTATGATAATATCTTAAATGATTTAAAAGATATATTAGACCTAGAAGAAGAGCCTACAAGAATTGAAGCCTTTGATATATCTAATATACAAGGATTTGATTCCGTAGGAAGTATGGTAGTCTTTGAAAAAGGAAGAGCAAAACCTAGTGATTATAGAAGATTTAAGATAAACACAGTAAATGGTGCTGATGATTACAAAAGTATGAAAGAAATATTAACTAGAAGATTTCAGCATGGGCTAAGTGAAATAAAATCCATACAGGATAGAAAATTAGAGTTTAGTTCAGGAAAGTTTTCCGTTTTCCCAGACTTGATATTAATGGATGGTGGAAAGGGGCAAGTGAATATTGCATTAGATGTTTTAAATACATTTAATATAAATATACCTGTCTGTGGGATGGTTAAAGATAATAAACATAAAACTAGAGGTTTAATTTATAATGGAGAGGAAATAATTATAAATAAGTATGGAAGTGTTATGAAATTTATTACTAGAGTACAAGATGAAGTTCATAGGTTTGCTATAAGTTATCATAGGAGTTTAAGAGGAAAAAATAGTTTTCATTCTGTGCTAGATGATATACCAAATATAGGAGATAAAAGAAAAAAGGATTTACTTTTAAATTTTAAAAATATAGATAACATAAAAAAAGCAACCTACGAAGAACTTTTAAGTATACCATCTATGGATAAAAAGTCAGCTGAAAGCGTACTTGAATTTTTTAAGTAA